A genomic region of Synechococcus sp. NOUM97013 contains the following coding sequences:
- a CDS encoding GNAT family N-acetyltransferase — protein MALRPIVPADEGLLREIYADAIETQTRALYSEQQVRAWSALAWLPGVLDRTLREGCGWISGDDAAFAIRDPRDRLALLYCRGRAARQGHAGALLDRIEADAADEGVTCLRTEASQCSRSLLERRGWTVVAPETIAIAGVMFERYRMERLLRHSRS, from the coding sequence ATGGCACTTCGACCAATCGTTCCAGCTGACGAAGGCCTTTTGCGGGAGATCTACGCCGATGCCATCGAAACCCAGACCAGGGCGCTCTATTCAGAGCAGCAGGTGCGGGCATGGTCGGCTCTGGCCTGGCTGCCTGGGGTGCTCGATCGCACCCTCCGGGAGGGATGCGGCTGGATTAGTGGAGACGATGCTGCGTTTGCGATCCGCGATCCGCGAGATCGTCTCGCACTGCTGTACTGCCGCGGACGAGCCGCACGCCAGGGTCATGCTGGAGCTCTGTTGGACAGAATTGAAGCGGACGCGGCTGACGAAGGTGTGACCTGTCTGCGCACGGAGGCCAGTCAGTGCAGTCGCTCACTGCTGGAGCGACGGGGTTGGACCGTGGTGGCTCCGGAAACGATCGCCATCGCTGGTGTGATGTTTGAGCGTTACCGGATGGAGAGGTTGTTGCGCCACTCCCGCAGTTGA
- a CDS encoding formate/nitrite transporter family protein: MDYVLPNELVDGMIAAGGKKATVSVKNLLLRGFYSGAILGLAVILALTVGLKSGQPWLGSLLFPFGFASIVLFGMELVTGNFALLPMATWAGKSSWKATFRNWAWVWFGNWIGTAVVAVLMAISLTSGGTVDPASAADGGGMWQQVAAKIIGLNKTNVVTKYQDLETLGFFLAILRGLIANWLVCLGVTMALVSKSVPGKILACWLPITAFQSMGMEHIVVNQFLHTAGPILGSGVNFGQVIFWNWLPVTIGNIIGGMVFIGMLFYSTHRTKVENVLPSEHDDKLERELAAELGAR; encoded by the coding sequence ATGGACTACGTCCTACCCAACGAACTTGTCGACGGCATGATTGCCGCAGGCGGCAAAAAAGCAACCGTCAGCGTCAAGAACCTGCTGCTGCGTGGATTTTATTCCGGCGCCATCCTTGGCCTGGCTGTGATCCTGGCCCTGACCGTGGGCCTCAAGAGTGGTCAACCCTGGCTGGGTTCCCTGTTGTTCCCATTCGGCTTCGCCAGCATCGTGCTTTTCGGCATGGAGCTGGTGACCGGCAACTTCGCCCTGCTGCCCATGGCAACTTGGGCCGGGAAAAGCTCTTGGAAAGCAACCTTCCGCAACTGGGCTTGGGTTTGGTTCGGTAACTGGATCGGCACCGCTGTGGTCGCCGTGCTGATGGCGATCAGCCTCACCAGCGGCGGCACCGTGGATCCTGCCTCTGCTGCCGATGGCGGTGGCATGTGGCAACAGGTTGCGGCCAAGATCATTGGCCTCAACAAAACCAACGTTGTCACCAAGTACCAGGACCTCGAAACCCTCGGGTTTTTCCTGGCCATCCTGCGCGGCCTGATTGCCAACTGGCTGGTGTGCCTCGGAGTGACCATGGCTCTGGTCAGCAAGAGCGTTCCCGGCAAGATTCTGGCCTGCTGGCTCCCGATCACCGCGTTCCAATCGATGGGTATGGAACACATCGTGGTGAACCAGTTCCTGCACACCGCCGGCCCCATCCTGGGATCCGGTGTGAACTTCGGTCAGGTGATCTTCTGGAACTGGCTGCCGGTCACCATCGGCAACATCATCGGTGGCATGGTGTTCATTGGCATGCTCTTCTACAGCACCCACCGCACCAAGGTTGAGAACGTCTTGCCCTCCGAGCATGACGACAAACTGGAGCGCGAACTGGCCGCTGAACTCGGCGCCCGCTGA
- a CDS encoding MFS transporter, translating into MQRPRIPTLLSAFLTLLNDRLSESIFLPLLPFLLEDFSSNGSTVGLLSGTYALSQFAVAPLIGALSDRFGRKPVISLCVFGSVIGMGLFATTLTVPWQQVWPEAAAAGLPLAMLFMARIIDGASGGTAATATAVLADITTPENRAKAFGLIGVAFGLGFVLGPGLGGVLGDVNRILPAWAATAFAVANLIVVLGLLPETHPITARKQLPRRRELNPVTLLARVFAKPEVRRLSIAFFGFFMAFNGFTTVLVLYLRNSFNWTEGMAGAAFALVGVIAMVVQGGLIGPLVQRFGELRLTLVGLGLLTSGCLLVPLATPTNSIPVVYTAVSLLALGTGLVTPCLRALVSRRLGSDGQGSALGGLQGLQSLGTFLGASAAGFSYDRIGVTSPFWFGSMMLVGVALLVGGSIRNRPQANQA; encoded by the coding sequence TTGCAGCGTCCTCGCATTCCCACTCTGCTCAGCGCGTTTCTCACGCTGCTGAATGACCGCCTTAGCGAGAGCATTTTTCTGCCTCTGCTGCCTTTCCTGCTGGAAGACTTCAGCAGCAACGGCAGCACCGTAGGTCTGCTCTCAGGCACCTATGCCCTCTCCCAGTTCGCAGTGGCGCCGTTAATTGGCGCACTGAGTGACCGCTTCGGACGAAAACCCGTTATCAGCCTCTGCGTCTTTGGGTCGGTGATTGGCATGGGTCTATTTGCCACCACCTTGACCGTGCCTTGGCAACAAGTATGGCCAGAAGCCGCAGCAGCAGGACTGCCACTCGCCATGTTGTTTATGGCGCGAATCATCGATGGGGCAAGCGGAGGCACTGCCGCCACAGCCACAGCTGTCTTGGCCGACATCACCACACCAGAAAACCGGGCCAAAGCCTTTGGCCTCATTGGCGTGGCCTTCGGCCTGGGGTTTGTCCTTGGTCCTGGTCTTGGTGGAGTGCTTGGTGATGTCAACCGCATCCTTCCCGCCTGGGCTGCAACAGCCTTCGCCGTCGCGAACCTGATCGTGGTTCTGGGACTCCTCCCGGAAACTCATCCGATAACAGCTCGAAAGCAACTGCCCCGTAGACGCGAGCTCAATCCAGTCACCCTCTTGGCACGAGTGTTTGCCAAACCAGAGGTGCGTCGCCTCTCGATCGCTTTCTTTGGCTTCTTTATGGCCTTCAACGGTTTCACCACCGTTTTAGTGCTGTATCTGCGCAACAGCTTCAACTGGACTGAAGGGATGGCTGGAGCTGCATTCGCCCTAGTCGGGGTCATCGCGATGGTGGTCCAGGGGGGCTTAATCGGGCCGCTGGTGCAGCGTTTCGGTGAACTCCGCTTGACCCTCGTTGGTCTTGGTCTTCTTACATCCGGATGCCTGTTGGTGCCCTTGGCAACACCTACAAACTCCATTCCAGTGGTGTACACCGCCGTGTCATTGCTGGCACTAGGCACCGGACTGGTGACCCCCTGCCTACGTGCTTTGGTCTCCCGTCGTCTTGGCAGCGATGGCCAAGGCTCAGCACTGGGTGGTCTGCAAGGTCTGCAAAGCCTTGGCACATTCCTTGGAGCCTCCGCCGCTGGCTTCAGCTATGACCGAATTGGCGTCACCAGTCCTTTCTGGTTCGGCAGCATGATGTTGGTCGGAGTTGCCCTTCTGGTGGGTGGCAGCATCCGGAATCGGCCTCAAGCCAACCAGGCCTGA
- a CDS encoding anthranilate phosphoribosyltransferase family protein: MTSTVLSGRERFKQHLRKVGSGEHTSKGLSREEAADAMSLMLDQEATPAQIGAFLIAHRIRRPEPQELTGMLDTYRSRGPVVQSSPGQRPPLCFGMPFDGRTRTAPIYPLTMLVLLAAGQPVVLQGGERMPIKYGITAMDLFVLLDLDLTGLSLSQVQAGFDTHGFALIHQPDHFSIADSLIGYREDLGKRPPVASLELLWTAHEGAHLLVSGFVHPPTESRAWEALRLAGETDVLTVKGLEGGTDLPIGRACITARVRHGEAERQILHPRDHGCHDADVEWSNDQNWKDQALEALSNRGPLSDALRWNAGAYLWFAGLSETLESGIQNAVAMLEGGQALAQLDQLREWRNNLSIR; this comes from the coding sequence GTGACGAGCACTGTTCTCAGCGGTCGTGAACGCTTTAAACAGCACCTGCGCAAGGTGGGTAGCGGAGAACACACCAGCAAGGGATTGAGCCGTGAAGAGGCGGCTGATGCCATGTCCCTCATGCTCGATCAAGAGGCAACCCCCGCACAGATCGGTGCTTTTCTGATCGCCCATCGCATCCGCCGTCCGGAACCGCAGGAGCTGACCGGAATGCTGGACACCTATCGATCCAGGGGTCCAGTGGTGCAGAGCTCACCTGGCCAGAGGCCACCCCTGTGCTTCGGCATGCCCTTTGACGGGCGTACACGCACGGCACCGATCTATCCCCTCACCATGTTGGTGCTCTTGGCTGCTGGCCAACCGGTGGTGCTTCAGGGCGGTGAGCGCATGCCGATCAAATACGGCATCACAGCCATGGACCTTTTCGTTCTGCTGGACCTTGATCTGACCGGCCTTTCCCTCAGCCAAGTGCAAGCAGGCTTTGACACCCATGGCTTTGCCCTCATCCACCAGCCGGATCATTTCTCCATCGCAGACTCGCTGATCGGATACCGCGAAGACCTCGGCAAACGCCCACCAGTGGCCAGCCTGGAACTTCTCTGGACAGCCCATGAAGGAGCGCATCTGCTGGTCAGCGGCTTCGTACACCCCCCTACCGAAAGCCGAGCCTGGGAAGCGCTCAGGCTCGCTGGAGAGACCGATGTGCTCACCGTGAAAGGACTGGAAGGAGGAACTGATCTACCGATTGGTCGGGCCTGCATCACAGCCCGTGTCCGCCATGGCGAGGCCGAACGGCAGATCCTGCATCCCCGGGATCACGGCTGCCATGACGCCGACGTTGAGTGGTCCAACGACCAGAACTGGAAGGACCAAGCCCTGGAAGCCCTGTCGAATCGAGGCCCGCTCAGTGATGCTCTTCGCTGGAATGCCGGGGCCTATCTGTGGTTTGCCGGTCTCAGTGAAACGCTGGAATCTGGCATCCAGAACGCTGTGGCCATGCTGGAAGGCGGCCAAGCCCTGGCACAACTTGATCAACTGCGGGAGTGGCGCAACAACCTCTCCATCCGGTAA
- a CDS encoding ferredoxin--nitrite reductase produces MTLSSPSRPYLDGKKLNKIEQNKATKDGLLVGSEIEKFAELGWEQVDETDLQLRLKWYGMFWRPKTPGKFMLRLRVPNGVLSADQLRVVASIVERYGDEGSCDITTRQNLQLRGVLLGDLPEILRRLDQAGLSTIQSGFDNPRNVTGNPIAGIDPQEIVDTRPYTTELQNFLTNNCKGNPEYSNLPRKWNTAVAGAKDNFLLHNDIVFHPVENNGVMGFGVWIGGVLSSQMNAYAIPLNAWVKPDEICKMTDAVIRLWRDNGERDKRPKGRFRLYLDQVGHDTFRAQVEELFGPLTPDPGSVFDTTPRSHYGIHPQKQDGLSYAGLHVPVGRLKAQDLQDLATASLNYGSGEVRLTEDQNVILIGLPAEKLEGFKADQLLERFPLEPGHIAAGTVSCTGNTYCGFALTNTKDQALQAAQELDQELTLPEELKIHWTGCPNTCGQAYMGAIGLTGTKAKNSDGEMGEGYTMTLGGSQGPNPTMGEVHRKAIPADEIKSALREVLIERFGATPRA; encoded by the coding sequence ATGACTCTCAGCTCTCCCTCCAGGCCCTATCTGGATGGCAAGAAGCTCAACAAGATCGAGCAGAACAAGGCCACCAAAGATGGCTTGCTTGTGGGCAGCGAGATTGAAAAATTTGCAGAACTGGGCTGGGAGCAGGTCGATGAAACAGACCTTCAACTGCGCTTGAAGTGGTACGGCATGTTTTGGCGCCCGAAGACCCCGGGCAAATTCATGTTGCGGCTAAGAGTTCCGAATGGCGTGCTGTCGGCCGATCAGCTTCGCGTCGTCGCTTCCATTGTCGAGCGATACGGCGACGAAGGCAGTTGTGACATCACCACACGCCAGAACCTGCAACTGCGAGGCGTGCTTCTCGGAGATCTGCCCGAGATCCTTCGTCGTCTTGATCAAGCTGGGCTGAGCACCATCCAATCCGGCTTCGACAACCCTCGGAATGTCACCGGCAATCCAATCGCTGGCATTGATCCTCAGGAGATCGTTGACACCCGTCCTTACACGACAGAGCTTCAGAACTTCCTGACCAACAACTGCAAAGGAAATCCTGAATATTCCAATTTGCCTCGCAAATGGAACACTGCGGTCGCAGGAGCCAAGGACAATTTCCTGCTGCATAACGACATCGTCTTCCACCCCGTGGAAAACAACGGCGTGATGGGATTTGGCGTCTGGATCGGCGGAGTGCTCTCCTCCCAGATGAATGCCTATGCGATCCCGCTGAATGCCTGGGTCAAGCCGGATGAAATCTGCAAGATGACCGACGCCGTGATTCGACTCTGGCGAGACAACGGAGAACGGGACAAGCGTCCAAAGGGTCGCTTCCGCCTCTACCTGGATCAGGTGGGTCACGACACATTCCGCGCTCAGGTTGAAGAGCTGTTCGGCCCCCTCACCCCGGATCCCGGCTCCGTCTTCGACACAACCCCTCGCTCGCACTACGGAATTCATCCGCAAAAGCAGGACGGCCTGTCATACGCAGGGCTTCATGTCCCTGTCGGACGCCTGAAAGCTCAGGATCTCCAGGATCTGGCCACCGCAAGCCTCAACTACGGCAGCGGCGAAGTGCGACTCACTGAAGATCAGAACGTGATTCTGATTGGACTTCCTGCTGAAAAGCTGGAGGGTTTCAAAGCCGATCAGCTGCTCGAGCGCTTCCCGCTCGAGCCTGGCCACATCGCAGCGGGAACCGTCTCCTGCACAGGAAACACCTATTGCGGATTTGCACTCACCAACACCAAGGATCAAGCCCTCCAGGCCGCACAGGAGCTGGATCAGGAATTAACGCTCCCTGAAGAGCTGAAAATTCACTGGACCGGATGTCCAAACACCTGTGGACAGGCCTACATGGGTGCCATTGGACTGACTGGAACCAAGGCCAAAAACAGCGATGGCGAGATGGGCGAGGGCTACACCATGACCCTCGGGGGATCACAGGGCCCCAATCCAACCATGGGTGAAGTGCACCGCAAAGCCATTCCGGCGGATGAAATCAAATCTGCCTTGCGCGAAGTGCTGATCGAACGGTTTGGCGCCACACCCCGCGCCTGA
- a CDS encoding molybdenum cofactor biosynthesis protein MoaE, with translation MNGIQVEIRSTSFDPWLELMRWGGDPAAVAVFVGRVRPIAIDGRVLQALELEHYPGLCERQITAMAERLQQQHGAGAMLVLHRVGLLRPGEPIVLVAVEADRRGAAQRCSAELLEELKHRAPFWKREWCSDQGTWLAENTPL, from the coding sequence ATGAATGGCATCCAGGTTGAAATTCGTTCGACATCCTTCGACCCTTGGCTGGAGCTGATGCGTTGGGGCGGCGATCCTGCAGCGGTGGCGGTGTTTGTCGGCCGCGTGCGACCGATCGCAATCGATGGTCGGGTGCTTCAGGCATTGGAGTTGGAGCACTATCCCGGATTGTGTGAGCGCCAGATCACAGCCATGGCAGAGCGACTGCAGCAGCAGCACGGGGCAGGAGCGATGCTGGTTCTGCATCGGGTTGGGCTGTTGCGTCCGGGTGAGCCGATCGTGCTGGTGGCTGTCGAGGCGGATCGGCGGGGGGCCGCCCAGCGCTGTTCAGCGGAGCTATTGGAGGAGCTCAAGCATCGGGCGCCGTTCTGGAAGAGGGAGTGGTGCAGCGATCAGGGCACCTGGTTGGCGGAGAACACACCACTCTGA
- the cobA gene encoding uroporphyrinogen-III C-methyltransferase, with amino-acid sequence MTTAQQLGTVYLVGAGPGDPELLTVKAHRLLRSCDALVYDSLVPEEVLDLVPESCERRFVGKRRGHHSVPQPSTNAVLVEMAEKHATVVRLKGGDPFLFGRGGEEAAYLAERQIPVQVVPGVTAGIAAPAYAGIPVTHRRAGSSVTFVTGHEEIDKRRPSVNWRSLAASSDGLVIYMGLHNLPRIAEELMAGGLVPETPVAVIQQGTVAGQRCLKATLANVADQTRAQEFKSPSIVVVGDVVDHQVEACKPSPAAVTMPIPF; translated from the coding sequence GTGACCACCGCTCAACAACTCGGAACTGTTTATCTGGTGGGAGCAGGCCCCGGGGATCCTGAACTGCTCACCGTGAAGGCGCATCGTCTGCTGCGCAGTTGCGATGCGCTTGTGTACGACTCCCTGGTCCCCGAAGAAGTGCTGGACCTGGTGCCGGAGAGCTGTGAGCGCCGGTTTGTGGGGAAACGTCGGGGTCATCATTCCGTGCCTCAACCCAGCACCAACGCGGTGCTGGTGGAGATGGCCGAGAAGCACGCAACCGTCGTTCGGCTGAAGGGTGGGGATCCCTTCCTGTTTGGCCGAGGTGGAGAGGAGGCGGCGTATCTGGCGGAACGACAGATCCCTGTGCAGGTAGTGCCAGGGGTGACCGCAGGAATTGCTGCACCGGCCTATGCCGGCATCCCGGTGACCCATCGGCGTGCGGGTTCTTCCGTCACCTTCGTGACCGGTCACGAGGAGATCGACAAGCGGCGCCCTTCCGTCAACTGGCGTTCCCTCGCTGCTTCCAGCGATGGGCTGGTGATCTACATGGGTCTGCACAACCTGCCTCGCATCGCGGAAGAGCTGATGGCGGGTGGGCTCGTGCCGGAGACGCCCGTTGCCGTGATTCAGCAGGGGACAGTGGCTGGCCAGCGTTGTCTGAAGGCCACCCTCGCGAATGTTGCCGATCAGACCAGAGCGCAGGAGTTCAAGTCACCGTCCATCGTTGTGGTCGGAGACGTGGTTGATCATCAGGTTGAAGCTTGCAAGCCGTCACCTGCAGCGGTCACCATGCCGATTCCGTTTTGA
- the moaB gene encoding molybdenum cofactor biosynthesis protein B: MGLAIALLTISDTRTLDEDSSGDQLQRSIEDAGHQLHQRALCADDRYQIRAELSRWIADPTVDVVITSGGTGLTGRDGTPEAVAPLLDKTIDGFGELFRVISFDSIGTSTLQSRCLAGVANGTFVFVLPGSLDAVTTAWQRLIRAQLNPETRPCNLAQLRARLKE; this comes from the coding sequence GTGGGCCTCGCGATTGCCTTGCTCACCATTTCCGACACACGCACCCTCGATGAGGACAGCAGCGGCGATCAGCTGCAGCGCAGCATCGAAGACGCTGGCCATCAACTCCATCAGCGTGCCCTCTGTGCGGATGATCGCTATCAAATCAGGGCGGAATTGAGCCGCTGGATCGCGGACCCAACCGTTGACGTGGTGATCACCAGCGGCGGGACCGGCCTGACCGGCCGGGATGGCACACCGGAAGCGGTTGCACCGCTGCTGGACAAAACCATCGACGGCTTCGGAGAGCTGTTCCGCGTGATCTCGTTTGACAGCATCGGCACCAGCACCCTGCAAAGCCGCTGTCTGGCAGGCGTTGCCAATGGCACCTTTGTGTTTGTGCTGCCTGGCTCCCTGGATGCCGTCACCACGGCCTGGCAACGGTTGATCCGAGCACAGCTCAATCCCGAAACCCGACCCTGCAACCTGGCGCAACTACGGGCACGACTCAAGGAGTGA
- the cynS gene encoding cyanase: MAAPSQSTVTASLMAAKKAKGMSFADLEAALGLDEVWIASLFYGQATASAEEAEKLASLLSLDPAITAAIKEFPTKGSLEPVIPTDPLIYRFYEIMQVYGMPLKDVIQEKFGDGIMSAIDFTLDVDKVEDPKGDRVKITMCGKFLPYKKW; this comes from the coding sequence CTGGCAGCACCCTCGCAGAGCACAGTGACCGCTTCCCTGATGGCTGCGAAGAAGGCCAAAGGCATGAGTTTTGCTGATCTTGAAGCGGCTCTTGGTTTGGATGAAGTGTGGATTGCGTCTCTCTTTTATGGACAGGCCACAGCGTCAGCTGAAGAGGCTGAAAAGCTCGCTTCTTTGTTGTCTTTGGATCCTGCAATTACTGCGGCTATAAAGGAATTCCCCACTAAGGGCAGCCTCGAGCCCGTGATTCCCACCGATCCCCTGATCTATCGTTTTTACGAGATCATGCAGGTGTATGGCATGCCTCTGAAGGATGTCATTCAGGAGAAATTCGGCGATGGCATCATGAGCGCCATTGATTTCACTCTTGATGTTGACAAGGTTGAAGATCCTAAGGGTGATCGTGTCAAGATCACGATGTGCGGCAAGTTCCTCCCCTACAAAAAGTGGTGA
- a CDS encoding NAD-dependent epimerase/dehydratase family protein, with protein sequence MGLTIIGCGYVGQALARRLQPQRPQLGLTLTTTRQERQGALRPLADEVMVCDATDPEQLLKSLQNSRTAVFCLGPKGNQQVDEEGYRHTFVDSFHCLRLLLPQLPQLRQILYTSSCSVYGDANGDWVDETTPASPGPGHGSVLLESEQLLGAINDRTVCILRLGALHGPGRDLDERLKGLAGQARQGEGNTFTNWVHVDDAAGALEAAVDGHWSGVVNVVNDQPIRVRDLVEQSLAHQGLATVQWMGGLEPQSDGRRIRNQRLKQLGYRLLHPNVDQSGVFSANQVP encoded by the coding sequence ATGGGACTCACGATCATTGGTTGTGGCTATGTGGGTCAGGCCTTGGCGAGAAGGCTGCAGCCGCAACGACCGCAGCTGGGCTTGACCCTGACCACGACACGGCAGGAGCGTCAGGGCGCACTGAGGCCCTTGGCTGATGAGGTCATGGTCTGCGATGCCACGGATCCAGAGCAACTGCTGAAGAGCCTTCAAAACAGTCGCACCGCAGTGTTCTGCCTTGGTCCAAAAGGGAATCAACAGGTGGATGAAGAGGGCTACAGGCACACCTTCGTCGACAGCTTCCACTGCCTGAGGTTGCTGTTGCCACAACTGCCGCAACTGCGTCAGATCCTCTACACGAGCAGCTGCTCGGTCTATGGCGATGCCAACGGCGATTGGGTGGATGAGACCACACCTGCCAGCCCAGGCCCCGGCCATGGCTCCGTGCTCCTAGAGAGCGAGCAGCTGTTGGGCGCCATCAACGACAGGACGGTTTGCATCCTGCGCTTGGGGGCCCTGCATGGACCAGGCCGTGATCTCGACGAGCGCCTCAAAGGTTTGGCCGGCCAAGCACGACAGGGGGAAGGCAACACCTTCACCAACTGGGTGCATGTAGACGATGCCGCTGGTGCCCTGGAGGCTGCTGTCGATGGGCATTGGAGCGGTGTGGTGAATGTGGTCAATGACCAGCCCATCCGGGTGCGGGACCTCGTGGAACAAAGCCTGGCGCATCAAGGGCTCGCGACGGTGCAATGGATGGGAGGTCTGGAACCGCAGTCCGATGGAAGGCGCATCCGCAACCAGCGGTTAAAGCAATTGGGCTATCGATTGCTGCACCCCAACGTGGATCAGAGTGGTGTGTTCTCCGCCAACCAGGTGCCCTGA
- a CDS encoding DNA mismatch repair protein MutS, whose amino-acid sequence MQSERAIRLVVHGRSGGVVPEALTALRQELQQHRSAPVQLEVLTADAPPPCPDASSWLVPLLLWPGAHARDDVPAIRRRMRSEGADVTLLPFLGAWSRWWSLVSEALDPLLTAEVVLLHHPLRPGVADRFLQQLSKRLSVPLLPSDQWSEYLLHHPKAQAFPLALAPNRMTESLSEAGGLQPLLHHSLIRQGLIDLLIALP is encoded by the coding sequence TTGCAATCCGAGCGGGCCATCCGTTTGGTGGTGCATGGTCGCTCGGGGGGCGTGGTGCCCGAGGCCCTGACGGCTCTGAGGCAGGAGCTCCAACAGCATCGTTCAGCTCCGGTTCAGCTCGAGGTGCTGACGGCTGATGCTCCGCCGCCGTGCCCTGACGCGTCAAGCTGGTTGGTGCCGTTGCTGTTGTGGCCAGGGGCGCATGCTCGTGATGATGTGCCTGCCATTCGGCGGCGCATGCGTTCGGAAGGTGCGGATGTCACACTCCTTCCGTTTCTTGGGGCCTGGTCGCGTTGGTGGTCGCTGGTGTCAGAAGCGCTCGATCCTTTGTTGACTGCTGAAGTCGTGCTGCTTCACCATCCCCTTCGCCCTGGAGTTGCTGATCGTTTTCTCCAACAGTTGAGCAAGCGACTGTCCGTTCCCTTGCTCCCGTCCGACCAGTGGTCGGAGTACCTCCTGCATCACCCCAAAGCCCAGGCATTCCCCCTCGCTTTGGCTCCCAATCGCATGACGGAGTCGCTGAGCGAGGCTGGAGGTTTGCAACCGCTTCTGCACCATTCCCTGATTCGTCAGGGCCTGATTGATTTGCTGATCGCTCTGCCGTGA
- a CDS encoding HEAT repeat domain-containing protein, translating to MSQPVNEAALWERLSQSRRAPLEPHWLGEVYSPSLSVDLRRALCEKLGMLGDQGWPQIQSLIDQHGALPDLVMAAGLCHQTDARDWLLDQLTSSSQLDDINLCILQSLSCWGADVPETVVKESLRHPGQQHRLAGLQLLSFRAHNLSDEELLSYCSELLDDFRDPVVIAAIRVLQRRDGTSISERLAQLCIDGSDGVAAAAFRALGCIATPSSQRCLLELSETLSDDSRRHLAQQQLEQQFRS from the coding sequence GTGTCACAACCTGTGAATGAAGCCGCTCTATGGGAGCGGCTTTCCCAATCACGTCGGGCTCCTCTGGAGCCCCATTGGCTGGGGGAGGTTTACTCCCCCAGCCTTTCTGTTGATCTGCGCCGAGCCTTATGCGAAAAGCTTGGAATGCTTGGCGATCAGGGCTGGCCTCAGATTCAGAGCCTGATCGATCAGCATGGAGCGCTACCTGATCTGGTGATGGCAGCAGGCCTCTGCCACCAGACAGACGCCAGAGACTGGTTGCTGGATCAACTGACCAGCAGTTCCCAACTGGATGACATCAACCTCTGCATTCTTCAGTCCCTCTCTTGCTGGGGTGCCGATGTGCCTGAAACCGTCGTCAAAGAAAGCCTGCGCCATCCAGGGCAACAGCACCGCCTCGCTGGGTTGCAGTTGCTGAGCTTCCGAGCTCACAACCTGAGCGATGAAGAACTGCTGAGCTATTGCTCTGAACTGCTCGATGACTTCAGAGACCCTGTCGTTATCGCAGCAATCCGTGTTCTGCAGCGACGGGATGGCACCAGCATCAGCGAAAGGCTGGCGCAGCTCTGCATCGATGGATCGGATGGGGTCGCTGCAGCAGCGTTTCGAGCCCTCGGCTGCATCGCCACCCCCAGCAGCCAGCGATGTTTGTTGGAACTCAGTGAAACACTGAGCGACGACTCCCGACGGCACTTGGCACAACAACAGCTGGAGCAACAATTCCGTTCCTAA
- a CDS encoding cyanate hydratase: MSDLFRSLTSLLNSQQLDSSGATSLVLERLYYADGRQNPRHPRHGSFEGLSLLD, encoded by the coding sequence ATGAGCGATCTGTTTCGGTCTCTCACATCTTTACTGAATAGTCAGCAGCTCGACTCCAGCGGAGCCACAAGTCTTGTGCTTGAGCGTCTGTATTACGCCGATGGACGGCAAAATCCCCGCCACCCCCGCCACGGCAGCTTTGAGGGGCTGTCCCTGCTGGACTGA
- a CDS encoding MoaD/ThiS family protein, which produces MDARTSSAATAVVLHVLLFASLRERAGWAERSLPLSSEAVTAREVWHQLDLGSLQGISVAVNQQLVELDQPLHAGDELAFLPPFTGG; this is translated from the coding sequence TTGGACGCTAGAACCTCTTCAGCTGCAACGGCCGTGGTGCTGCACGTGTTGCTTTTCGCTTCTCTGCGCGAAAGGGCGGGTTGGGCCGAGCGCTCACTGCCGCTGTCATCAGAGGCGGTCACAGCCCGTGAGGTCTGGCACCAGTTGGATCTCGGCTCGTTGCAGGGCATCAGTGTTGCCGTCAACCAGCAGTTGGTGGAGCTGGATCAGCCCCTGCATGCCGGTGATGAGCTGGCTTTTCTGCCTCCCTTCACGGGAGGTTGA